The Armatimonas rosea genome includes a window with the following:
- a CDS encoding NAD(P)H-dependent flavin oxidoreductase translates to MKNRFCEAWGMSVPVVQAPVGSASCPELVAAVSNAGGLGMLSGTWREPEALRLLIRQTQERTRRPFGVNLVLAWDMTERLEICLEEGVRLLSFFWGDPTRSLETVHRAGATALVTVGSADEARQAADAGADGIVAQGWEAGGHVWGQVTTLALVPRVVDAVPELPVLAAGGIADGRGIAAALALGAEAAWMGTRFLLTDEARVHPHYQRRLQEATEADTLHTERFSGGWPNAPHRVLNLPEHWERAGEIIAHYEDGEAIPRLSSNLPAPGVVGDIDAMCLYAGQSVGLTAERLPAAALVAQLGAETRAAARNLWELQGTIR, encoded by the coding sequence ATGAAAAATCGTTTCTGTGAGGCTTGGGGCATGAGCGTGCCCGTGGTGCAAGCGCCCGTCGGAAGTGCCTCCTGCCCGGAGCTGGTCGCGGCGGTCAGTAATGCGGGGGGGCTGGGGATGCTCTCCGGGACCTGGCGCGAGCCCGAGGCGCTCCGCTTGCTCATCCGTCAGACACAGGAGCGGACCCGGAGGCCCTTTGGCGTGAACCTGGTCTTGGCGTGGGACATGACCGAGCGGCTGGAGATCTGCTTGGAAGAAGGGGTGCGCCTGCTCTCGTTCTTCTGGGGCGACCCGACACGCTCCCTTGAGACCGTGCACCGGGCGGGTGCGACGGCTCTGGTCACAGTGGGGAGCGCCGACGAGGCGCGGCAGGCGGCGGATGCAGGCGCGGATGGCATTGTCGCGCAGGGCTGGGAGGCGGGCGGACATGTCTGGGGCCAGGTGACCACGCTGGCGCTGGTGCCACGGGTGGTCGATGCGGTTCCTGAGCTACCCGTGCTCGCCGCGGGAGGGATCGCCGATGGGCGGGGGATCGCGGCCGCGCTGGCTCTGGGAGCGGAGGCGGCGTGGATGGGGACACGCTTCTTGCTCACCGACGAGGCACGGGTGCATCCGCACTACCAGCGACGGCTACAAGAGGCCACGGAGGCAGATACCCTCCACACCGAGCGGTTCTCGGGCGGCTGGCCGAACGCGCCGCACCGGGTCCTCAACCTCCCCGAGCACTGGGAGCGCGCGGGGGAGATTATCGCGCACTACGAAGATGGCGAGGCGATCCCGCGGCTCTCATCGAACCTGCCCGCGCCCGGCGTTGTCGGGGATATCGATGCCATGTGCCTCTACGCCGGGCAGAGTGTCGGGCTGACAGCCGAGCGCCTTCCCGCGGCGGCTCTCGTGGCGCAGCTAGGGGCAGAAACGCGCGCCGCGGCCCGCAACCTTTGGGAGTTGCAGGGTACAATACGGTAA